Proteins encoded within one genomic window of Pseudomonadota bacterium:
- a CDS encoding bifunctional folylpolyglutamate synthase/dihydrofolate synthase, protein MHRILDPLKHGRTHPGEFTLTKIRTLLDRLGNPERRLPPVIHVAGTNGKGSLVAFLRAFHEAAGRRVHLYTSPDLVRVNERIYVAGADIADEPLAALLEECERAGSGLGIQHFEILTASAFLAFTRTPGDVTLLETGLGGRLDATNVVDRPALTALTPISLDHMAFLGDTVALIAKEKAAIMKPGVPSVIGPQPPEALAVIEARATEVGAPLSRCGREWRATATAGGMVYESTQGRRELPKPGLIGLHQVPNAATAIACTEAVPALPVGLDAIRTGLATVRWPARMQRLARGPLVDLLTADWEVWLDGTHNEDGARVIAETFRSWPARPLYLVFGVIKSHDPRSILRQFKELVTAMRALAIPGDISSHDAATIVAGAEAEGIEVAPATGLAEAVAGLKARHGENGPARLLICGSLYLAGAVLKENG, encoded by the coding sequence CTCGATCCCCTCAAGCACGGACGCACTCATCCCGGCGAGTTCACGCTCACCAAGATCCGCACGCTGCTCGACCGTCTGGGCAATCCCGAGCGCCGCCTGCCGCCGGTCATCCACGTCGCCGGCACCAATGGCAAGGGCTCGCTCGTCGCCTTCCTCAGGGCCTTCCACGAAGCCGCCGGGCGCCGGGTGCATCTCTACACCTCGCCGGATCTAGTGCGCGTCAATGAGCGTATCTATGTGGCCGGCGCCGACATCGCCGATGAGCCCCTGGCCGCGCTCTTGGAGGAATGCGAGCGCGCCGGAAGCGGTCTCGGCATTCAGCATTTCGAGATCCTGACCGCGTCCGCCTTCCTCGCCTTCACGCGGACACCAGGCGACGTGACCCTGCTCGAGACCGGTCTCGGCGGGCGCTTGGATGCGACCAACGTGGTCGACCGGCCGGCCTTGACCGCGCTCACGCCGATCTCCCTCGACCACATGGCCTTCCTCGGCGACACGGTGGCGCTCATCGCCAAGGAGAAGGCGGCGATCATGAAGCCGGGCGTGCCCTCGGTGATCGGCCCGCAGCCTCCGGAGGCGCTCGCCGTGATCGAGGCCCGAGCGACGGAGGTGGGGGCGCCGCTCAGCCGTTGCGGCAGGGAATGGCGGGCGACCGCGACCGCCGGCGGCATGGTCTATGAAAGCACCCAGGGGCGCCGCGAACTACCGAAGCCGGGCCTCATCGGCCTGCACCAGGTGCCCAATGCGGCAACCGCGATCGCCTGCACCGAAGCGGTGCCGGCGCTTCCCGTCGGGCTGGACGCCATCCGCACCGGGCTTGCAACCGTGCGCTGGCCAGCCCGCATGCAACGCCTCGCCCGCGGGCCGCTCGTCGATCTTCTGACGGCGGATTGGGAGGTCTGGCTCGACGGCACCCACAACGAGGACGGCGCCCGGGTCATTGCCGAGACCTTCAGAAGCTGGCCGGCGAGGCCGCTCTATCTCGTCTTCGGGGTGATCAAGAGCCACGATCCCAGGAGCATCTTGCGGCAGTTCAAGGAGCTGGTCACCGCCATGCGGGCGCTGGCCATCCCCGGCGACATCAGCAGCCACGATGCCGCGACGATCGTCGCCGGCGCCGAGGCCGAAGGCATCGAGGTCGCACCCGCGACCGGCCTTGCCGAAGCCGTCGCCGGCTTGAAGGCGCGCCACGGCGAGAACGGCCCCGCGCGGCTGCTCATCTGCGGCTCGCTCTACCTGGCCGGTGCGGTGCTCAAGGAGAATGGGTAG